A part of Thermococcus sp. SY098 genomic DNA contains:
- a CDS encoding Tfx family DNA-binding protein produces the protein MKSFLTEQQIRILQLRAKGLKQSEIAELLGTSRANVSILEHRALEKIEKARNTLLIWEQINSKISVEVKKGEDIFTIPAKLFKKADELKIKVPYSTAEIIAFLVEHAPIEDRIAKRDFTLFLDAQDKLRVSECLLEDIDKIRKNKGSENSV, from the coding sequence ATGAAGAGCTTCCTCACCGAACAGCAGATTAGGATACTTCAGCTGAGAGCTAAAGGACTTAAGCAGAGCGAAATAGCTGAGCTTTTGGGCACAAGCAGGGCAAATGTAAGCATTCTTGAGCACAGGGCATTAGAAAAAATCGAGAAAGCGAGAAATACACTCCTCATCTGGGAGCAGATAAATTCAAAGATCAGCGTTGAAGTAAAAAAAGGAGAAGATATATTCACGATTCCAGCCAAGCTGTTTAAAAAGGCTGATGAGCTTAAAATTAAGGTTCCCTACAGTACAGCCGAGATAATAGCTTTTCTTGTTGAGCATGCTCCCATAGAAGATAGGATTGCGAAAAGAGACTTCACCCTCTTCTTAGATGCCCAAGACAAACTTCGAGTTAGTGAATGCCTACTTGAGGACATTGATAAGATAAGGAAGAACAAGGGAAGTGAAAACTCCGTTTAG